Proteins encoded together in one Candidatus Neomarinimicrobiota bacterium window:
- a CDS encoding adenosylcobalamin-dependent ribonucleoside-diphosphate reductase — protein MNSNIPIEFQEPTKNETPVKQAKASSQTAPADVSKGLEKESLPLKSRETKNKYLLTESELQLLKEKYYSGEDGGSKLAEAMETKAYYPENDLAADVLVKKYLAPNEKGPLHLWHRVAKSVASVEDNKQEWYEKFFSILKDFKFIPGGRVMHAAGREDARRRPTLSNCYVIPIKEDSLEGIYQCLFDSAMVYRTGGGVGTDLSSLRPQGAIVNATVDSSPGITAFMNLFSESTNTVSQAGRRGALMLTLRVDHPDIENFITIKNDKSRNIVQHANISVLITNEFMDAVSADEKFELRWGGKVYRTVRAKELWDKIINNAHASAEPGIIFWDTMREYHNNEYITPLSSTNPCGEQPLPEFTACNLGNINLLALVDENGEFDYNELREITAISTRFLDNVITYNYPNHALEEIKTAVGNDRRVGLGITALGDTFVKMGIKYDTEEALDTVDKIMKVIRDTAYLESINLAEEKGAYPQFDWEGYSKSKFVKALPRSIKSKIKESGIRNCTLITVPPVGTGSIVAETSSGVEPIYQISYERRVKNQDGHSFSTYKVFHPLIKQLFDTDENLPDWVVTAYDIDPFFRVKMQGQIQKYTDSSISSTVNLPEDTPVETISDIYISAYKTGLKGITVYREGSREGILITEKEKKTEAVKNEMKLNPRYRPMLTSGVTQRVRTGEGNLYITINEDDRGICEVFTTIGKAGGNAQAQSEAVSRLISLALRSGLNPHEVVKQLKGISGPSPVWQDGDVILSTPDAIGKALEKYLADRSPKNKQNEESSGFTFLEGTAETLETTETRVKSYTLCIECGSTMTHENGCIVCKHCGYSKCS, from the coding sequence ATGAACTCAAATATCCCTATTGAATTTCAAGAACCAACGAAAAATGAAACACCCGTCAAACAGGCGAAAGCATCTTCACAAACAGCGCCGGCGGATGTTTCAAAGGGATTAGAAAAAGAGAGCCTGCCTCTTAAATCCAGGGAAACAAAAAATAAATATCTCCTGACCGAGAGCGAACTGCAGCTGTTAAAAGAAAAGTATTATTCCGGCGAAGATGGCGGTTCCAAGCTCGCCGAGGCGATGGAAACAAAAGCGTACTATCCCGAAAACGATCTTGCCGCTGACGTCTTGGTGAAAAAATATCTTGCTCCAAACGAAAAAGGACCGCTGCATTTATGGCACAGAGTCGCAAAGTCTGTCGCTTCGGTTGAGGATAACAAGCAGGAATGGTATGAAAAATTCTTCTCGATCTTAAAAGACTTCAAATTTATTCCCGGCGGCAGAGTTATGCACGCCGCAGGACGGGAAGACGCGCGCCGGCGACCGACTCTCTCCAACTGCTATGTAATTCCTATAAAGGAAGACAGCTTAGAAGGCATTTATCAATGTTTATTTGATTCGGCAATGGTTTACCGCACAGGAGGCGGTGTTGGAACAGACCTTTCGTCCCTACGTCCACAAGGCGCAATAGTCAATGCCACAGTGGATTCTTCTCCGGGTATCACCGCATTTATGAATTTGTTCAGCGAGTCCACAAATACGGTTTCTCAAGCAGGAAGACGCGGAGCGCTTATGCTTACGCTCCGTGTTGATCATCCTGACATAGAAAATTTCATCACAATTAAAAATGACAAGTCTCGCAATATCGTGCAGCACGCGAACATTAGTGTCCTTATCACCAACGAATTTATGGATGCTGTTTCAGCCGACGAAAAGTTCGAGCTGAGGTGGGGCGGAAAGGTTTACCGGACAGTCCGGGCAAAGGAATTGTGGGATAAAATTATAAATAACGCACACGCTTCCGCGGAACCGGGAATCATATTCTGGGATACGATGCGTGAGTATCATAATAACGAATACATCACTCCTCTTTCGAGCACCAACCCGTGCGGCGAGCAGCCTCTGCCGGAATTCACCGCCTGCAATCTCGGTAATATCAACCTTCTGGCATTAGTGGATGAAAACGGTGAATTCGATTACAATGAGCTGAGAGAGATAACGGCGATTTCCACACGCTTTCTCGATAATGTCATCACATATAATTATCCGAACCACGCTCTCGAAGAAATAAAAACCGCCGTTGGAAATGATAGGCGTGTAGGTTTGGGGATCACCGCATTGGGTGATACATTTGTGAAAATGGGTATCAAGTACGACACGGAAGAAGCGTTGGACACGGTTGATAAAATTATGAAAGTCATACGCGACACCGCTTATCTCGAGTCCATAAATCTTGCCGAGGAAAAGGGAGCGTATCCGCAATTTGATTGGGAAGGATATTCAAAAAGTAAATTCGTGAAAGCTCTCCCCCGTTCTATCAAAAGTAAAATCAAGGAAAGCGGTATCCGCAATTGCACTCTCATAACCGTTCCCCCCGTCGGCACAGGCTCAATCGTAGCCGAAACGAGTTCGGGCGTGGAACCCATCTATCAGATCAGCTACGAGCGCAGAGTTAAGAATCAGGACGGTCATTCTTTCAGCACATACAAGGTCTTTCATCCGCTCATAAAACAACTGTTTGATACGGACGAAAATCTGCCTGATTGGGTAGTAACTGCATACGATATTGATCCGTTTTTCAGAGTGAAGATGCAGGGGCAAATTCAAAAATACACCGACAGCAGCATTTCTTCAACCGTCAATCTTCCCGAGGACACCCCCGTGGAAACTATAAGCGACATTTATATATCTGCGTATAAAACAGGCTTAAAAGGAATAACAGTTTATCGGGAAGGCAGCCGCGAAGGAATATTAATTACCGAAAAAGAGAAAAAGACTGAAGCCGTAAAAAATGAAATGAAACTAAATCCGCGCTACCGTCCGATGCTTACCTCCGGTGTGACACAAAGAGTAAGAACAGGCGAAGGAAACCTCTACATCACTATAAATGAAGATGATAGAGGGATTTGCGAAGTCTTTACTACTATTGGCAAAGCAGGCGGGAATGCTCAGGCGCAATCGGAAGCCGTCAGCAGGCTCATATCTCTCGCCCTTCGTTCGGGTCTAAATCCGCACGAAGTCGTAAAACAGCTAAAGGGAATAAGCGGGCCTTCTCCTGTCTGGCAGGACGGAGATGTAATTCTCTCTACGCCGGATGCAATCGGTAAAGCTCTGGAGAAATACTTAGCCGATCGGTCCCCTAAAAATAAACAGAACGAAGAATCTTCCGGATTCACTTTTTTGGAAGGAACTGCCGAGACATTAGAAACAACAGAAACAAGAGTGAAAAGCTATACCCTTTGCATCGAGTGCGGCTCCACAATGACACATGAAAACGGCTGTATTGTCTGTAAGCATTGCGGCTATTCCAAGTGTTCATGA
- a CDS encoding PD40 domain-containing protein has translation MNKNRLNSCISMLPLFAVFFLFTGCSDDGLLGNGETEEFLEIIYPAHGFNVSGEVSIRLNINSNSSVDMTNYQIAGVLDTTLQGKVETLPLNFSDSTLFKDGTFYSLIVSWWNDESFYTDSLLFKVDMLTIKRITSNKGNTELFNTVPTYTSDSLRVIVQSLRNGNMELFSIDNSALIDTFASNALNLSNNPKSDIMPSYWSAMNSVLYASNDSGSFQLRLLNLDTDELTVLTEDSTAEAFFPTGSNNGEFIFYEREKDGVTDIWNLRIEDLQASPLLFREGSDGHPSISPDNSRVVFHSDIDGSFDLWVKDVGSGEPLKLVDWSSAEKNPVWSPDGNYIAFTSDRAGNDDLWLLRVSDSFTIQMTSHPSDEDYAAFHPTKNELLFTAFRNNNQDIYRLEKIDKFY, from the coding sequence ATGAATAAAAATAGACTAAACAGCTGCATTTCAATGCTCCCGCTTTTTGCGGTTTTTTTCTTGTTTACCGGTTGTTCGGATGACGGGTTGTTGGGCAACGGAGAAACCGAAGAGTTTTTAGAGATAATTTATCCCGCTCACGGCTTCAATGTCTCCGGCGAGGTGAGCATTCGTCTGAATATAAATTCTAATTCGTCGGTGGATATGACCAACTATCAGATAGCCGGCGTTTTGGATACGACCCTACAGGGGAAGGTCGAGACTCTTCCGTTAAATTTTTCTGATTCCACTCTTTTCAAAGACGGAACTTTTTACTCACTTATCGTATCGTGGTGGAATGATGAATCTTTTTACACTGACAGTCTGCTGTTCAAAGTCGATATGCTGACCATAAAAAGAATTACGAGTAATAAAGGGAATACGGAATTGTTCAATACGGTGCCGACCTACACTTCGGACTCGCTTAGAGTTATTGTGCAAAGTCTGCGGAACGGAAATATGGAACTTTTTTCCATAGACAATAGCGCTCTGATTGATACGTTTGCAAGCAATGCGCTGAATCTCTCCAACAATCCGAAATCTGATATAATGCCGTCATATTGGTCTGCGATGAACAGTGTCCTATACGCCTCTAACGATTCAGGCTCGTTTCAGCTTCGCCTGCTGAACCTTGATACTGACGAGCTGACGGTGCTGACTGAAGACTCAACTGCCGAGGCGTTTTTCCCTACGGGAAGCAACAACGGAGAATTTATATTTTATGAACGTGAAAAAGATGGAGTAACCGACATTTGGAATCTCAGGATAGAAGATCTCCAGGCGTCGCCATTGTTATTTCGAGAGGGCTCCGACGGTCATCCGTCAATCTCTCCCGATAACAGCCGGGTGGTTTTTCATTCAGATATTGACGGCAGCTTCGACCTGTGGGTGAAAGATGTTGGCAGCGGAGAGCCTCTGAAACTTGTTGATTGGAGCTCGGCCGAGAAAAATCCCGTTTGGTCTCCCGATGGAAATTATATTGCGTTTACTTCTGACAGAGCAGGAAATGATGATTTATGGCTTTTGAGAGTTTCGGACTCTTTCACAATTCAAATGACGAGTCATCCTTCGGATGAAGACTACGCCGCCTTTCATCCAACGAAAAACGAACTGCTGTTCACCGCTTTCCGGAATAACAATCAGGACATTTACCGGTTAGAGAAAATAGATAAGTTTTACTGA